In Halalkalicoccus sp. NIPERK01, one DNA window encodes the following:
- a CDS encoding MarR family transcriptional regulator: MAKDVDDAEEFGVLQSKRNATRYQILVQIAERQPAVNQREIADAIDITAQAVSDYLRDLVEHEYVTKHGRGRYEVTKEGVDWLISQTDELRHFVRHVSEDVIGQVEIETAIATTELSEGETVSLTMQDGVLRAMSGGTGSATAVAVTNAKAGQDVGITNFEGVVDYELGFVTIVSIPGVQNGGSSAIDPDRISELAENHDVIAVGGVEAIVAAQAADLEPSIRFGSATGVREAAAKGLDILLLSSADLLSTHTNKLRDQNLSYEVVDVAQT, from the coding sequence ATGGCGAAGGACGTGGACGATGCGGAGGAATTCGGCGTGCTCCAGAGCAAACGGAATGCCACTCGGTATCAGATCTTGGTCCAGATCGCGGAACGCCAACCTGCAGTAAATCAACGGGAGATAGCCGACGCGATTGATATAACCGCCCAGGCCGTGAGCGATTACCTTCGAGACCTCGTCGAACACGAATACGTCACCAAGCACGGTCGTGGCCGATACGAAGTAACCAAGGAGGGTGTCGACTGGCTGATTTCGCAGACGGACGAGTTGCGCCACTTCGTCCGACACGTTTCCGAAGACGTCATCGGACAGGTCGAGATCGAGACTGCGATCGCCACGACGGAACTCAGCGAAGGGGAGACCGTTTCACTGACGATGCAGGACGGTGTCCTCCGCGCTATGTCCGGCGGAACTGGGAGCGCAACTGCAGTTGCAGTAACGAACGCAAAGGCGGGCCAGGACGTTGGAATCACGAATTTCGAAGGGGTCGTCGATTACGAGCTGGGATTTGTGACGATCGTTTCGATTCCAGGGGTCCAAAACGGCGGAAGTTCAGCCATCGACCCGGATAGAATCTCCGAGCTGGCCGAAAACCATGACGTGATAGCCGTCGGTGGGGTCGAAGCTATCGTCGCCGCGCAGGCGGCCGACCTCGAACCAAGCATTCGTTTCGGAAGTGCTACCGGCGTTCGAGAAGCAGCCGCGAAAGGGCTCGATATACTACTGCTATCTTCGGCCGATCTGCTTTCGACACACACCAACAAACTACGGGACCAGAACCTCAGCTATGAAGTCGTAGATGTTGCACAGACGTAG
- a CDS encoding halocyanin domain-containing protein — MSARDQDVDLSRRRFLATTAGVTAGTALGVSQLARSAVASSESDLSTWFANTDNATEIVDWRGQSRVEVTVGATGNGGALAFEPAAIRVDPGTTVVWTWSGQGGVHNVVAKDGSFESEYYAEAAESFEFAPDAEGVIRYACAPHESTGMKGVLVVGDVEASLSTAAGAKSPGESTPVETFDGWLAGTDNYDGVVDLRGESEVTVKVGADGNGGAFAFEPAAIHIDPDTTVVWEWVGDKEYDVTDTDLGYHSDLISGPGHRFAMEFDGDGLSTYECTTYGEQGMRGVVLVGEGPVSVLSTLGLAIIGGGGALIALPPLYGLRLHIQDTTQYAR; from the coding sequence ATGAGCGCAAGAGACCAGGACGTGGATCTGAGCCGGCGGCGCTTCCTCGCGACGACGGCTGGCGTCACTGCTGGGACAGCGCTCGGCGTCAGCCAGCTCGCTCGATCCGCTGTCGCGAGTTCCGAGAGCGACCTCTCGACGTGGTTCGCGAACACCGACAACGCGACAGAAATCGTCGACTGGCGAGGACAATCACGCGTCGAGGTGACCGTCGGCGCGACGGGTAACGGCGGCGCGCTCGCGTTCGAGCCCGCTGCGATACGCGTCGATCCCGGAACGACCGTCGTCTGGACGTGGAGCGGACAGGGTGGAGTCCACAACGTCGTTGCGAAGGACGGCTCATTCGAATCGGAGTACTACGCCGAGGCCGCCGAGTCGTTCGAGTTCGCGCCCGACGCGGAGGGCGTCATCCGGTACGCCTGCGCACCCCACGAGTCGACGGGAATGAAAGGTGTGCTCGTCGTCGGTGACGTTGAAGCATCCCTCAGCACTGCCGCCGGTGCGAAATCGCCGGGCGAGTCAACTCCTGTCGAGACGTTCGATGGTTGGTTGGCCGGCACGGACAACTACGACGGCGTCGTCGACCTGCGAGGGGAGTCGGAGGTGACAGTGAAGGTCGGTGCCGACGGCAACGGCGGTGCATTCGCCTTCGAGCCTGCGGCGATCCATATCGACCCAGACACGACCGTCGTCTGGGAGTGGGTGGGGGACAAGGAGTACGATGTGACGGACACGGATCTGGGCTACCACAGCGATCTGATCTCCGGGCCTGGCCACAGGTTTGCCATGGAATTCGACGGCGACGGACTCAGCACGTACGAGTGCACGACCTACGGCGAACAAGGAATGCGCGGGGTCGTTCTCGTCGGAGAGGGCCCTGTCTCCGTGTTATCGACGCTGGGACTTGCTATCATCGGTGGTGGTGGGGCACTGATTGCTCTCCCGCCGCTCTACGGCCTCCGTCTACACATTCAAGATACGACTCAGTACGCCCGCTGA
- the cbiT gene encoding precorrin-6Y C5,15-methyltransferase (decarboxylating) subunit CbiT translates to MARVSLPHDAKAGPTKPEVRAVLLGKLGLRPTDHFAEVGSCTGAVTIEAARRAGRVTALERKPERIDTTRKNLAANDVTGEVNLREAEAPEGLPEDADVLFLGGSRNYEAVLDHAVETGIGRVIMNVSRLEVAGAATEAFRERDLLDEVVQVQVSHGYELAGATSFDSDNPVYMLVGGTGEVATDGGRR, encoded by the coding sequence ATGGCACGCGTATCGCTCCCCCATGATGCGAAGGCCGGCCCGACGAAACCGGAGGTCAGGGCCGTCCTCCTCGGCAAACTCGGCCTCAGGCCGACCGACCACTTCGCGGAGGTCGGTTCGTGTACCGGCGCCGTCACGATCGAGGCGGCGCGCCGCGCCGGTCGGGTCACCGCGCTCGAACGAAAACCGGAACGGATCGACACCACCAGAAAGAACCTCGCCGCGAACGACGTGACCGGGGAGGTGAACCTCCGCGAAGCCGAGGCGCCGGAGGGGCTTCCGGAGGACGCAGACGTCCTGTTCCTCGGTGGCAGTCGGAACTACGAGGCGGTCCTCGACCACGCCGTCGAAACCGGGATCGGACGGGTGATCATGAACGTCTCGCGGCTCGAAGTCGCCGGGGCCGCCACCGAGGCGTTCCGCGAACGGGACCTCCTCGACGAGGTCGTCCAGGTCCAGGTGAGCCACGGCTACGAACTCGCCGGCGCGACGAGTTTCGATTCGGACAACCCGGTCTATATGCTGGTGGGCGGGACCGGCGAGGTCGCGACGGACGGGGGGCGGCGATGA
- a CDS encoding RidA family protein: MSSILFFYGTSEGRTAKIADRTVGAEEVDRVGMAVRPRRASSRKRPLNSPRRPWCKSPLIAGFRVRYGRNQRIVAGVASRGCNEPGTIRSGATFAVDGVSSPMERLAINPPELKDAREIGYNHAIIAGGTFYMAGQVAMDADSNIVGDDIEAQARKAYENVGTLLETIGKSYDDIVKVTTHIIEPHERYYDGYKEVYLETFDEPYPCHTVLGAHQLAHEDYLLEIEIEVPLTDEDIASLEPDGDAIREI, encoded by the coding sequence GTGTCATCGATCCTCTTTTTCTACGGAACCAGCGAAGGACGGACCGCCAAAATCGCCGACCGTACCGTCGGCGCCGAGGAGGTGGACCGGGTTGGGATGGCTGTGCGACCGCGACGCGCGTCCTCGCGGAAACGACCGCTCAACTCGCCACGTCGTCCATGGTGTAAATCCCCGCTCATAGCGGGATTTCGAGTCAGGTACGGACGGAATCAGCGAATCGTCGCCGGCGTAGCATCCCGAGGATGTAATGAACCGGGCACCATCCGGAGCGGGGCTACTTTTGCTGTTGACGGTGTCTCTTCCCCTATGGAACGACTCGCGATCAATCCGCCGGAGCTCAAGGACGCACGAGAGATCGGATACAATCACGCGATCATTGCGGGCGGCACCTTCTACATGGCCGGCCAGGTCGCGATGGACGCCGATTCGAATATCGTCGGTGACGATATCGAGGCGCAGGCACGCAAAGCCTACGAAAACGTCGGGACGCTGCTCGAGACGATCGGCAAATCGTACGACGACATCGTGAAGGTCACCACACACATCATCGAACCGCACGAGCGCTACTACGACGGGTACAAGGAGGTGTACCTCGAGACGTTCGACGAGCCGTATCCGTGCCACACGGTACTCGGCGCGCATCAACTCGCCCACGAAGACTACCTTCTGGAGATCGAAATCGAAGTGCCCCTTACCGACGAGGATATTGCCTCACTCGAGCCGGACGGCGACGCGATTCGAGAGATCTGA
- the hutI gene encoding imidazolonepropionase, whose amino-acid sequence MTELTTIVHDASEIVVGPGTDAPLERYENAAIAVTDGRVAAVGPTGEITDEYPVENATHAIDANGRSVIPGFVDSHTHALFAGDRSDEFAAKLGGERYQEILAEGGGILRTVRAVREASDDELLANVLSHLDTMLAHGTTTVEIKSGYGLDTETELRMLDVIRRAGESHPVDVVPTFMGAHAVPEETDADAYTDRVIDEQLPAVADQGVAEFCDVFCEEDVFSVEQSRRVLEAGLEHGLTPKVHAEEFVRLGGAQLAAEVGATSADHLLHANEDDRAALAEAGVTPVLLPGTALSLGADYADARAFLDDGGWVAVATDFNPNCYSQSMGFAIALACVGMKMTPAEALIAGTHGGARALDRTDKAGTLREGMPADVAIVDAPSHVHVPYNFGVNTVETVLKGGEPVQRGQR is encoded by the coding sequence ATGACTGAACTCACGACTATCGTCCACGACGCGAGCGAGATCGTCGTCGGACCGGGAACGGACGCACCGCTCGAACGGTACGAAAACGCCGCCATCGCCGTCACCGACGGCCGCGTGGCCGCGGTCGGCCCGACTGGAGAGATCACCGACGAGTATCCGGTGGAGAACGCCACGCACGCAATCGACGCGAACGGACGGAGCGTGATCCCCGGATTCGTCGATTCCCATACCCACGCTCTGTTCGCGGGCGACCGCTCGGACGAGTTCGCGGCGAAACTCGGTGGCGAACGGTATCAGGAGATCCTGGCCGAGGGCGGCGGCATTCTCCGGACCGTGCGCGCCGTCCGCGAGGCGAGCGACGACGAACTCCTCGCGAACGTCCTCTCCCACCTCGACACGATGCTCGCCCACGGCACCACGACCGTCGAGATCAAATCCGGGTACGGTCTCGATACCGAGACCGAGCTGCGGATGCTCGACGTGATCCGTCGAGCCGGCGAATCCCATCCCGTGGACGTGGTGCCGACGTTTATGGGTGCCCACGCCGTGCCCGAGGAAACAGACGCCGACGCGTACACCGACCGGGTGATCGACGAGCAGCTCCCCGCGGTCGCCGATCAAGGGGTCGCCGAGTTCTGTGACGTCTTCTGCGAGGAGGACGTCTTTTCGGTCGAGCAGTCCCGACGGGTGCTCGAAGCCGGATTAGAACACGGGCTCACTCCGAAAGTCCACGCCGAGGAGTTCGTCCGGCTCGGCGGCGCACAGCTCGCAGCCGAGGTGGGTGCGACGAGCGCCGACCACCTCCTCCACGCGAACGAGGACGACCGCGCGGCGCTCGCCGAGGCGGGCGTCACGCCGGTGCTCCTCCCCGGGACGGCCCTCTCGCTCGGGGCTGACTATGCGGATGCGCGGGCCTTCCTCGACGACGGCGGGTGGGTCGCCGTCGCCACCGATTTCAACCCGAACTGTTACTCACAAAGCATGGGCTTCGCCATCGCGCTCGCCTGCGTCGGGATGAAGATGACGCCCGCCGAGGCGCTGATCGCCGGCACGCACGGCGGCGCACGCGCTCTCGATCGTACGGACAAGGCGGGTACGCTCCGTGAGGGGATGCCCGCCGACGTGGCGATCGTTGACGCGCCATCGCACGTCCACGTTCCCTACAACTTCGGCGTGAACACCGTCGAGACGGTGCTCAAGGGCGGCGAACCCGTCCAGAGAGGGCAGCGATGA
- the hutU gene encoding urocanate hydratase codes for MGSDQQPVLGRGEPSEQWREYRGAPTGTDLECEGWRQEAALRLLNNNLDPEVAEDPENLVVYGGTGRAARSWDAYDAILSELRTLEDDETLLVQSGKPVGRFATHERAPRVLIANSNLVGKWDNWEHFHELEAEGKIMYGQMTAGSWAYIGTQGIVQGTFETLAELARQHFEGDLAGKVVVTAGLGGMGGAQPLAVTMNEGVCIAAEVDEARIDRRIETGYCMEKTDRVDDAIERATEAAQAGEPYSVGVHMNAADLLETLLDRGFVPDVVTDQTSAHDALEGYYPSGYSVAEADELRAEDPEQYRTESLDTMERHIDAILELQDRGAIAFEYGNNIRGQVEEHRGRSDAFEFPGFVPAYIRPQFCRGKGPFRWVALSGDPDDIHRTDEAVLELFPEKDHLRRWIDLAQERIQFQGLPSRVCWLGYNTEGEGDDELTERARFALRINELVASGEIAAPIVVTRDHLDAGSVASPNRETEAMRDGTDAVADWPILNALLNCAAGADIVSVHDGGGVGIGNALHSNNHVVLDGSELAAEKAKRVFTTDPGMGVIRHADAGYEDALDEADRSDVPVPMWDRR; via the coding sequence ATGGGAAGTGACCAACAACCAGTCCTCGGACGAGGCGAACCGAGCGAACAGTGGCGCGAGTACCGCGGCGCACCGACGGGTACCGACCTCGAGTGCGAAGGGTGGCGACAGGAGGCCGCACTTCGACTGCTCAACAACAATCTCGATCCGGAGGTCGCCGAAGATCCGGAGAACCTCGTCGTGTACGGCGGCACGGGTCGCGCCGCTCGATCGTGGGACGCGTACGACGCGATCCTATCGGAGCTTCGAACGCTCGAGGACGACGAGACGCTGTTGGTCCAGTCCGGAAAGCCGGTCGGTCGATTCGCCACGCACGAGCGTGCGCCGCGCGTGTTGATCGCGAACTCCAACCTCGTCGGCAAGTGGGACAACTGGGAGCACTTCCACGAACTCGAGGCCGAAGGCAAGATCATGTACGGCCAGATGACCGCCGGCTCGTGGGCGTACATCGGCACCCAGGGGATCGTTCAGGGAACGTTCGAGACGCTCGCGGAACTGGCTCGCCAGCACTTCGAGGGCGACCTTGCCGGCAAGGTCGTCGTCACGGCGGGACTCGGCGGGATGGGCGGCGCCCAGCCGCTCGCGGTCACGATGAACGAGGGCGTCTGCATCGCCGCCGAGGTCGACGAAGCACGTATCGATCGGCGCATCGAGACGGGCTACTGCATGGAGAAAACCGATCGCGTCGACGACGCGATCGAACGCGCTACGGAGGCGGCACAAGCGGGGGAACCCTACAGCGTCGGCGTTCACATGAACGCGGCGGACCTGCTCGAGACGTTGCTCGACCGCGGGTTCGTCCCTGACGTCGTCACTGACCAGACGAGCGCCCACGACGCGCTCGAGGGATACTACCCGTCCGGCTACTCCGTGGCCGAAGCCGACGAACTCCGCGCGGAGGACCCCGAGCAGTATCGGACGGAGAGTCTCGACACGATGGAGCGACACATCGATGCGATTCTCGAGTTGCAGGATCGCGGTGCGATCGCGTTCGAGTACGGGAACAACATCCGCGGACAGGTCGAGGAACACCGTGGGCGGTCCGACGCGTTCGAGTTCCCGGGATTCGTCCCGGCGTACATCCGCCCGCAGTTCTGTCGCGGCAAGGGACCGTTCCGTTGGGTCGCGCTGTCCGGCGATCCCGACGACATCCATCGGACCGACGAGGCCGTACTCGAACTGTTTCCCGAGAAGGACCATCTCCGGCGCTGGATCGACCTCGCACAGGAGCGGATCCAGTTCCAGGGGCTTCCGAGCCGGGTGTGCTGGCTCGGCTACAACACGGAGGGCGAAGGCGACGACGAACTCACGGAACGTGCCCGATTCGCGCTTCGGATCAACGAGTTGGTCGCCTCGGGCGAGATCGCCGCGCCCATCGTCGTGACTCGGGACCACCTCGACGCCGGCAGCGTCGCCAGCCCGAACCGCGAAACCGAGGCGATGCGGGACGGAACCGACGCGGTCGCCGACTGGCCGATCCTCAACGCGCTACTGAACTGCGCGGCGGGCGCCGACATCGTCAGCGTCCACGACGGCGGCGGCGTCGGCATCGGGAACGCGCTCCACTCGAACAATCACGTCGTCCTCGATGGGAGCGAACTCGCCGCCGAGAAGGCAAAGAGAGTGTTCACGACGGACCCGGGGATGGGCGTGATCCGCCATGCCGACGCGGGCTACGAGGACGCCCTCGACGAAGCCGATCGATCTGACGTGCCCGTGCCAATGTGGGACCGGCGATGA
- a CDS encoding helix-turn-helix domain-containing protein: MYEATIAISDSSAYTKPTDGTDCRIELWCNEHADLLYVTGSTIEPVISQVVTDIGIDELVRGDGEAVVITSSCLKRHETTYIERYLESHNSLLLPPLRYENGAKHCRILAIESESLSNLYAELVDDGFTIDVRSKREIDAPTRSSPLLTLDQVLPELTARQRETMVLAVENGYYELPRETTTETLADELGVSRRTAEDHLRRAERKIITSLVSYLY; the protein is encoded by the coding sequence GTGTACGAAGCTACCATCGCGATTTCGGACTCGAGCGCGTACACCAAACCGACCGACGGCACCGACTGTCGGATCGAACTCTGGTGTAACGAGCACGCCGATCTCCTGTACGTCACCGGGTCGACGATCGAGCCGGTCATCTCGCAGGTGGTGACGGATATCGGAATCGACGAACTGGTTCGCGGGGACGGGGAAGCCGTCGTTATCACGAGTTCGTGTCTGAAACGCCACGAAACGACGTACATCGAACGCTACCTCGAGTCGCACAACAGTCTGCTTTTGCCCCCGCTGCGGTACGAAAACGGGGCGAAACACTGCCGAATCCTCGCGATCGAGTCGGAGAGTCTGTCGAATCTCTACGCCGAATTAGTCGACGATGGGTTCACCATCGACGTCCGGAGTAAACGCGAAATCGACGCACCGACCCGGTCGTCGCCCCTGTTGACCCTCGATCAGGTGCTCCCGGAACTCACGGCTCGACAACGAGAGACGATGGTGCTCGCCGTCGAGAACGGCTACTACGAACTGCCCAGGGAAACGACGACCGAAACGCTCGCCGACGAACTAGGAGTGAGTCGACGCACGGCGGAGGATCACCTTCGCCGGGCCGAGCGCAAGATCATCACGTCGCTCGTTTCGTATCTCTACTGA
- a CDS encoding multicopper oxidase domain-containing protein, which produces MSDRIGAPGTGISRRKFLAATGSTGLLATAGCTTTSQPTARPVSVSEASNVMLPDLPETGRPEVVNLDERDHEVTIKSVMARHHLHPGETMNGPITLPVVWAFQADDGVPSVPGPVLRCTEGAELKITLDNSEMQVPHTLHFHGVRKSWENDGVPTTTGVTVMPGETHTYTIPANVPGTHLYHCHYQTPMHMEMGMYGILRVDPEGYEEADKEYFMTVKEWDTRLSRQHGGQDVQYSLGSRHADAFTINGKSAPATLHPETGSPLVVDPGDTVRVHWVNAGFMSHPLHIHNHRFKIVEKDGSPMPEPLQFLQDVVNVAPAERYTVEFEADADPGIYLVHCHKVDHVRNGDSYPGGMMTALVYTDAMDTDVFRSVMQYAGYEA; this is translated from the coding sequence ATGAGTGATAGAATCGGTGCGCCCGGAACCGGAATCTCCCGTCGGAAATTTCTCGCAGCGACGGGCAGCACTGGCCTTCTCGCCACCGCTGGCTGTACTACGACATCGCAACCAACGGCTCGCCCGGTCTCGGTTTCGGAAGCGTCGAACGTGATGCTCCCCGACCTCCCCGAGACCGGTCGACCGGAGGTCGTGAATCTCGACGAACGTGACCACGAGGTGACGATCAAATCCGTGATGGCCCGCCACCACCTCCATCCTGGCGAAACGATGAACGGGCCAATCACGCTTCCCGTCGTCTGGGCGTTCCAGGCCGACGACGGCGTCCCGAGCGTTCCGGGCCCGGTCCTCCGGTGCACCGAGGGAGCCGAACTGAAGATCACCCTCGACAACTCCGAGATGCAGGTCCCGCACACGCTCCACTTCCACGGCGTACGCAAGTCCTGGGAAAACGACGGCGTGCCGACGACCACGGGGGTCACGGTGATGCCCGGCGAGACGCACACGTACACCATCCCCGCGAACGTTCCCGGTACCCACCTCTACCACTGCCACTACCAGACGCCGATGCACATGGAGATGGGCATGTACGGCATCCTCCGTGTCGACCCGGAAGGGTACGAAGAGGCCGACAAGGAGTATTTCATGACGGTAAAGGAGTGGGACACCCGCCTCTCGCGCCAGCACGGCGGTCAGGACGTCCAGTACTCCCTCGGCTCGAGACACGCCGACGCGTTCACCATCAACGGCAAGTCCGCGCCAGCGACGTTGCATCCCGAGACGGGATCGCCACTCGTCGTCGACCCTGGCGACACGGTGCGCGTTCACTGGGTGAACGCGGGGTTCATGAGTCACCCGCTGCACATCCACAACCACCGGTTCAAGATCGTCGAGAAGGACGGGAGTCCGATGCCCGAGCCACTCCAGTTCCTGCAGGACGTCGTGAACGTAGCCCCGGCGGAGCGGTACACCGTCGAGTTCGAAGCCGACGCCGATCCCGGTATCTACCTCGTCCACTGCCACAAGGTCGACCACGTCCGCAACGGCGACAGTTACCCGGGCGGGATGATGACGGCGCTCGTCTACACGGACGCGATGGACACGGACGTCTTCCGGAGCGTGATGCAGTATGCGGGGTACGAAGCATGA
- a CDS encoding cobalt-precorrin-4/precorrin-4 C(11)-methyltransferase — MTDPQEAIDAEAATRATERDPRIGERTAGEKQEGIPFIGAGPGDPGLLTVTGRELVEAADLVVHAGSLVNSELLDEYCADAEQVSSIGKDLEELVPLMRDAYEAGRTVVRLHSGDPAIYGAAVEQMDALEHEGVPTYIVPGVTSAFAASATLRTQLTLNGVANHVAFTRPRGKTLAPEDDHIGEFVGMGDVTTCIYLGTHAVGETMDRLLEDGHDPETPVTVVYHASWPDEDVVEGTIETIGERLEAAGYRASALVVIGDAARKAGYERSYLYGDWANRSSPESEADD, encoded by the coding sequence ATGACCGATCCACAGGAGGCCATCGACGCGGAGGCGGCCACCCGGGCGACGGAGCGAGACCCCCGGATCGGAGAACGAACTGCCGGCGAGAAGCAGGAGGGTATCCCGTTCATCGGCGCCGGCCCCGGCGACCCCGGGCTCCTCACCGTCACCGGGAGGGAGCTGGTCGAGGCGGCGGACCTCGTCGTTCACGCCGGATCGCTGGTCAACAGCGAACTCCTCGACGAATACTGTGCGGACGCCGAGCAGGTGTCGAGCATCGGCAAGGACTTGGAGGAGTTGGTGCCGCTGATGCGGGACGCCTACGAAGCGGGGCGGACGGTCGTCCGTCTCCACAGCGGTGATCCGGCGATCTACGGCGCGGCCGTCGAGCAGATGGACGCGCTCGAACACGAGGGGGTTCCGACCTACATCGTCCCGGGCGTGACCTCGGCGTTCGCAGCCAGCGCCACGCTCCGGACCCAGCTCACGCTGAACGGCGTGGCCAACCACGTCGCGTTCACCCGTCCCCGGGGGAAGACGCTCGCCCCGGAGGACGACCACATCGGCGAGTTCGTCGGGATGGGCGACGTGACGACCTGCATCTACCTCGGAACCCACGCGGTCGGCGAGACGATGGACCGCCTCCTCGAGGACGGCCACGACCCGGAGACGCCGGTCACCGTCGTCTATCACGCGTCGTGGCCGGACGAGGACGTCGTCGAGGGGACCATCGAAACGATCGGCGAGCGCCTCGAGGCCGCCGGCTACCGTGCCTCGGCGCTCGTCGTCATCGGCGATGCGGCGCGAAAAGCGGGATACGAACGCTCCTACCTGTACGGAGACTGGGCGAACCGCAGTTCCCCCGAGAGCGAGGCGGACGACTAA
- a CDS encoding cobalt-factor II C(20)-methyltransferase: protein MTLYGIGLGPGDADLVTVRGRRVLEAADVVYSPGRLSRSVATEHVPADRIGDVDFPMTRDENELRRAWRDAAEEIAPRARDGTAAFVTLGDPNVYSTFGHLRRTLAAFHADVDVQVVPGVSAVTAFTTALGVEISAGASIALHEAARGAAPTGPDRMVLFKVTDVPTTHEGLVEAGYDVVYGRRLYMEQGETVVTDDPEPLTERDYYTLAYAEKRDLDSEPATAAFEEAESENGSGPEASAKGDGRAQSTAAPWVEDEDGPPSDTVAVERAEGEACGDEAPEGPPR from the coding sequence ATGACCCTCTACGGTATCGGACTCGGTCCCGGTGACGCCGATCTCGTGACCGTACGCGGCCGTCGCGTCCTCGAGGCGGCGGACGTCGTCTACTCGCCGGGACGCCTCTCCCGGTCGGTGGCGACCGAGCACGTCCCCGCGGATCGGATCGGTGACGTCGACTTCCCGATGACCCGCGACGAGAACGAACTCCGGCGAGCGTGGCGAGACGCCGCCGAAGAGATCGCACCACGTGCTCGTGACGGAACAGCGGCGTTCGTCACGCTCGGCGATCCGAACGTCTATTCGACGTTCGGGCACCTGCGGCGAACGCTCGCCGCGTTTCACGCCGATGTCGACGTCCAGGTCGTTCCCGGCGTGAGCGCCGTGACCGCCTTCACCACGGCCCTCGGCGTCGAGATCTCTGCCGGGGCGAGCATCGCGCTTCACGAGGCCGCTCGCGGTGCAGCCCCCACCGGACCGGATCGGATGGTCCTGTTCAAGGTGACCGACGTCCCGACGACCCACGAAGGGCTCGTCGAGGCGGGCTATGACGTGGTGTACGGTCGGCGACTGTACATGGAGCAGGGCGAGACGGTCGTGACGGACGATCCCGAACCCCTGACCGAACGCGACTACTACACGCTGGCCTACGCGGAGAAGCGTGACCTCGATTCGGAGCCGGCGACTGCAGCCTTCGAAGAGGCTGAATCGGAGAACGGTTCCGGTCCCGAAGCGAGTGCGAAGGGCGATGGCAGGGCCCAGTCCACCGCCGCACCCTGGGTCGAGGACGAGGATGGACCGCCGAGTGACACCGTGGCGGTGGAGCGTGCCGAAGGTGAGGCCTGCGGCGACGAGGCTCCGGAGGGTCCGCCGCGATGA